A region from the Chelmon rostratus isolate fCheRos1 chromosome 6, fCheRos1.pri, whole genome shotgun sequence genome encodes:
- the il34 gene encoding interleukin-34, with protein sequence MVQMSTSVCLLGGLLGLFLVAPVQMAPTPASMCTPLKTLNDSLSHRRRYMKHNFPINYSIRVHQNEVFKLSNISRMRLQVEGLDELVLQRLWFQVNQGVLKKIIRVMTERHPSRPYMAELERRFKDAEGVFVLSHHAEVFQQELPETIQDTWDHLTEEPDRVPQSRWRFASPKSLMDNFCHTMHCLFSECFASTEVQQDYCSVSYWRKGRKKS encoded by the exons GCCTGTTTCTAGTAGCACCTGTTCAAATGGCCCCGACACCAGCCAGCATGTGCACACCCTTGAAGACACTCAACGACAGCCTCAGCCACAGACGACGGTACATG AAGCACAACTTCCCCATCAACTACAGCATCAGGGTTCATCAAAACGAAGTCTTTAAACTGTCAAACATCAGCAGAATG AGGTTACAGGTGGAGGGGTTGGATGAGCTAGTTCTCCAGAGGTTGTGGTTCCAGGTCAACCAAGGGGTGTTAAAAAAG ATTATCCGAGTTATGACAGAGAGACATCCTTCACGACCGTACATGGCTGAGTTGGAAAGACGCTTCAAGGACGCAGAGGGAGTCTTTGTACTGTCGCATCACGCTGAG GTCTTCCAGCAGGAGCTTCCAGAAACAATCCAGGACACTTGGGATCATTTAACGGAAGAGCCTGACAGGGTGCCACAGTCCAGATGGCGATTTGCCTCCCCGAAATCCCTCATGGACAACTTCTGCCACACCATGCATTGCCTCTTCAGCGAGTGCTTTGCCAGCACAGAAGTGCAGCAGGACT ACTGTAGTGTTTCTTATTGGAGGAAAGGCAGGAAGAAAAGCTGA